One Leishmania panamensis strain MHOM/PA/94/PSC-1 chromosome 24 sequence genomic region harbors:
- a CDS encoding hypothetical protein (TriTrypDB/GeneDB-style sysID: LpmP.24.1550) — translation MILEGAPVTGLTLLISTVSSAMVRGHYTRYRNLAFPVDTLATPLSSFAVAKRLLLQSIPVGPLGISVMDVFLAINLLYQFRTLERRWGSNSYMAFVFSSAMLGVCAIQLFVAESGSKQLSIDAVRILSAAGTITPLSALATCYLREVPPRSTLAMRIPGTNFTISEKALMLLPLLKLVLCPSTQLQMQTFRRAAVEVDVGVWTRLWLAIIGAIFSMMSTRSCVIRWWLTLFTRYMCRPLLRFLRPLTEALFGPSFTVDHAKPRSAQHQQGGNGNFQLGIGSARGNFGGADDAGVVDGGRYVVESLTGDATLQEVRARMRARRHRAQQQQSPRAGVVAAGAVDPARRTSPQEEAARNEAIATVEEIGLNASRDEIIAALDMTGGHLEMAVQILLGN, via the coding sequence ATGATTCTTGAAGGCGCGCCGGTGACGGGGCTGACGCTGCTCATCTCGACTGTGTCATCAGCAATGGTGCGGGGCCACTACACGCGTTACCGTAACCTGGCCTTTCCTGTAGACACGCTGGCGACCCCCCTCAGCAGCTTCGCGGTCGCAaagcgcctcctgctgcagaGCATTCCGGTAGGCCCGCTGGGCATTTCTGTCATGGATGTATTTCTCGCTATCAACCTGCTCTATCAGTTTCGCACGCTGGAGCGGCGATGGGGGTCCAACTCGTACATGGCGTTTGTCTTCAGTTCAGCCATGCTTGGCGTGTGCGCCATCCAACTCTTCGTCGCGGAGAGCGGGTCGAAGCAGCTGTCCATCGACGCTGTCCGCATCCTCTCTGCTGCCGGCACCATCACCCCTTTGTCAGCGCTAGCCACTTGTTATCTTCGGGAGGTACCGCCACGGTCGACATTGGCTATGCGCATCCCTGGCACGAACTTCACCATTTCCGAGAAGGCAttgatgctgctgccgctactgaAGCTCGTGCTGTGCCCCAGCACACAGCTGCAGATGCAGACGTTCCGCcgggcagcggtggaggtcgacgtgggtgtgtggacaCGGTTGTGGCTTGCCATCATTGGCGCTATCTTTTCCATGATGTCAACCCGCTCGTGTGTCATACGGTGGTGGCTGACGCTCTTCACTCGGTACATGTGCCGGCCACTGCTGCGTTTCCTGCGGCCTCTGACAGAGGCTCTATTTGGGCCGTCGTTCACTGTGGACCACGCCAAACCGCGgagcgcgcagcaccagcagggcGGCAACGGAAACTTTCAACTGGGCATCGGCAGTGCTCGCGGCAACTtcggtggcgctgacgacgcTGGTGTTGTGGACGGTGGTCGATACGTGGTGGAGAGCCTGACAGGTGATGCCACGCTGCAGGAGGTACGTGCCCGCATgcgcgcgcggcggcacagggctcaacagcagcagagcccACGTGCCGGAGTCGTAGCCGCCGGTGCGGTTGATCCAGCGCGGCGTACCAGTCcccaggaggaggcggcgagaAACGAGGCAATCGCGACTGTAGAGGAAATTGGACTCAACGCGTCACGTGACGAGATCATCGCAGCACTGGACATGACGGGAGGTCACCTTGAGATGGCTGTGCAAATCCTTCTGGGCAACTAA
- a CDS encoding hypothetical protein (TriTrypDB/GeneDB-style sysID: LpmP.24.1560), translating to MDAAIVRLRGCLGELLSYYPHVLRNVFEPEPSLLGAPEPSQQQLQDPSAVADIIEGFLTELTRVLSIGIRDDNLGLWSVLELLECVPDRMQAVAEATAAATQTAVLGEDRTRGPLQELQRFRFASQLVYVVRSTFPAASHALRTRILLRLTLNQGCLLAALELLREWCRQELLAFYAASDRGCSNSVVGSVPSEALLVQPDSGSDVWNSFVAAIAPVAGPPVAEIAAGAPKLAAQPFHLQLLVSGLDDSSAASRAYYTQVQSYVYGRRPTRPSALVCYRAALQKQSNIVRKDDDSARSPSKSEDAVFSPQISPHPAEQFALRVESLPVDCRTASSKAAAPVPKGNMSYGSSSTLSSLLITQGSSSSVRDGRVRGTKKRRRRRPSLHTTDSEAAVHAEDAAVPPMLLADKTGNSTSDNTCSVEETAVNSSTVVADVRKCQDAPEAVEEVAASYTQDDVLQKADPQVIPAADETGVTEAASKALDTASIDLPAAAFSNLSPALCASKLPSMNLDSSSAPAPSSELTDLRHSLWLCWFAVMTHAESVERSRIILHDVDANTL from the coding sequence ATGGACGCTGCCATCGTGCGTCTACGTGGGTGCCTCGGAGAGCTTCTTTCATATTACCCACATGTGCTGCGCAATGTGTTCGAGCCAGAGCCCTCACTGCTTGGTGCACCCGAACCCTCCCAGCAGCAACTGCAAGACCCCTCGGCGGTAGCGGACATCATTGAGGGCTTCCTGACGGAGCTCACCAGAGTCCTCTCCATTGGCATCCGCGATGACAACCTCGGGCTGTGGTCGGTACTAGAGCTACTGGAGTGCGTGCCAGACCGCATGCAGGCTGTCGCCGAggcgaccgcagcagcaactcagACGGCCGTCCTGGGCGAGGACAGAACGCGCGGGCCGCTACAAGAGCTCCAGCGGTTCCGCTTTGCGTCCCAGCTGGTCTACGTGGTCCGCTCTACTTTTCCCGCTGCCTCACACGCGCTGCGGACCAGAATTCTTCTTCGCTTGACCCTCAATCAAGGGTGTCTCCTGGCGGCTCTCGAGCTGCTTCGGGAGTGGTGCAGGCAAGAGCTTCTTGCGTTCTACGCCGCTAGTGACAGAGGTTGTAGCAACAGTGTGGTTGGCTCGGTGCCGTCTGAGGCCTTGTTGGTACAACctgacagcggcagcgacgtgtGGAATTCCTTCGTTGCCGCCATCGCCCCAGTGGCGGGTCCACCGGTCGCTGAAATCGCAGCCGGCGCGCCGAAGCTGGCTGCCCAGCCCTTCCACCTGCAGCTTCTCGTCTCCGGGctcgacgacagcagcgcggccTCACGTGCCTATTACACACAGGTGCAGAGCTACGTGTACGGTCGTCGACCCACGCGGCCGTCCGCACTAGTGTGCTATCGTGCTGCTCTTCAGAAGCAGTCTAACATAGTGAGGAAAGACGACGACTCCGCTCGATCCCCCTCCAAAAGCGAAGATGCCGTGTTCTCTCCGCAGATTTCCCCGCACCCTGCCGAGCAGTTCGCTCTGCGTGTGGAGTCGCTGCCGGTTGATTGTCGAACCGCATCATCCAAGGCAGCTGCTCCCGTACCTAAGGGCAACATGTCGTACGGCTCCTCGTCCACTTTGTCATCACTTCTCATCACGCAGGGGTCGTCATCCTCCGTGCGTGACGGACGAGTCCGAGGCACGAAGAAGCGGCGACGAAGGCGTCCCTCGCTCCACACAACGGACTcggaggcagcagtgcatgCTGAGGATGCAGCGGTACCGCCGATGCTGTTGGCAGACAAAACTGgcaacagcaccagcgacaACACCTGTAGCGTCGAGGAGACGGCAGTGAATTCGTCAACGGTGGTGGCAGACGTGAGGAAGTGCCAAGATGCTCCAGAGGCGGTAGAGGAAGTAGCGGCCTCATACACGCAAGATGACGTTCTTCAGAAGGCCGACCCGCAGGTAATACCAGCCGCGGATGAGACTGGGGTTACTGAAGCAGCAAGTAAGGCCCTCGATACCGCCTCAATAGACCtgcctgccgccgccttctctaACTTGTCTCCCGCACTGTGCGCGAGTAAGCTGCCGTCCATGAATCTCGATTCCTCGTCTGCCCCCGCACCTTCTTCTGAGCTAACGGACCTCCGACACAGCCTGTGGTTGTGCTGGTTTGCTGTCATGACGCACGCTGAGTCGGTGGAGCGTTCACGTATCATTCTGCATGATGTGGATGCGAACACCTTGTAG
- a CDS encoding hypothetical protein (TriTrypDB/GeneDB-style sysID: LpmP.24.1570) has protein sequence MSRSQEINDSAAEAMRRADNADAPEYWAEVPHPESCTAAQQQQLLNDAAAEAMRRADVAYTKDDEL, from the coding sequence ATGTCCAGAAGCCAGGAGATTAACGATAGCGCTGCTGAGGCCATGCGCCGTGCTGACAATGCGGATGCTCCGGAGTACTGGGCGGAGGTACCTCATCCTGAATCCTGcacggctgcgcagcagcagcagctgctgaacgacgcagctgcggagGCCATGCGCCGCGCAGATGTGGCTTACACCAAAGATGATGAGCTgtag
- a CDS encoding ring-box protein, putative (TriTrypDB/GeneDB-style sysID: LpmP.24.1580) produces the protein MSAEATSTAPAASDAESPSMWMPGDRQLFTVEEFYPVYFSAWERETGLCSICCNQVEGPCVVCQSNAEVTSAECSITWGECGHAFHTHCIEKWLKTRPVCPLDNKEWKDRSDWNTSATV, from the coding sequence ATGTCAGCCGAAGCGACTTCTACCGCTCCCGCTGCCTCTGATGCGGAGTCGCCATCCATGTGGATGCCAGGTGACCGGCAACTATTCACCGTGGAGGAGTTCTACCCGGTGTACTTCTCGGCCTGGGAGCGTGAGACAGGCCTGTGCAGTATCTGTTGCAACCAAGTCGAGGGACCGTGCGTAGTGTGCCAGAGCAACGCGGAGGTGACCTCAGCGGAGTGCAGCATTACGTGGGGTGAGTGTGGCCACGCCTTCCACACCCATTGCATTGAAAAATGGCTAAAGACGCGACCGGTGTGCCCGCTTGACAACAAGGAGTGGAAGGACCGCTCAGACTGGAacacctccgccactgtGTAG
- a CDS encoding hypothetical protein (TriTrypDB/GeneDB-style sysID: LpmP.24.1590) produces MKLSHFEGLFGHVHQSISDTMSTARKHIFPWTHKEVAKARKESPRLTPSQRRLAIGASVVVGALTTYTILSRLFTLFARRRWWQLIQQCEARETELFLFILPRSPWAPSLSPACTRMEAFLRANGIPYKAIETIDPLGAPNGELPFLIYKRQRIDQLPKMMEFITSEFNVTMDDTLTRDQRAMGAFLRRTLEYSVERFLYRIVFIDHPSLAVAQVARALHISHLRARLAVHCYAIELKKRLGITAYGALVSEQYENEFLQDCEAIEAQIGYKRYLFSDTNMTSYDCAIYSLLVPFAYMGDHTLLSATYSTVAGSTVLMAYITRISKRLFSDTRSGFDVARISFAASIPSGVGGGGDETVVESGEEEKREVITDKSH; encoded by the coding sequence ATGAAGCTAAGTCACTTTGAGGGCCTCTTTGGCCACGTGCATCAGTCGATAAGTGATACCATGAGCACGGCACGAAAGCACATCTTCCCGTGGACCCACAAGGAAGTTGCAAAGGCACGCAAAGAGTCACCACGTTTGACACCGAGTCAGAGGCGACTGGCGATCGGTGCGTCAGTCGTGGTGGGCGCACTCACCACCTACACTATTCTTTCCCGTCTCTTCACGCTTttcgcgcggcggcggtggtggcaactCATTCAGCAGTGCGAGGCCCGCGAGACGGAGCTGTTCCTCTTCATCCTCCCTCGCTCACCTTGGGCTCCAAGTTTGTCGCCAGCCTGCACGCGAATGGAGGCGTTTCTGCGCGCTAACGGAATCCCGTACAAGGCAATTGAGACCATCGACCCACTCGGAGCCCCCAACGGCGAGCTTCCTTTCCTCATCTACAAGCGCCAGCGCATTGACCAGCTCCCCAAGATGATGGAGTTCATAACGTCAGAGTTCAACGTGACCATGGATGACACACTCACCCGTGATCAGCGCGCCATGGGGGCTTTTCTGCGACGTACGCTGGAGTACAGTGTAGAGCGTTTCCTCTATCGTATCGTCTTCATTGATCACCCGTccctggcggtggcgcaagTTGCCCGTGCACTGCACATTTCCCATCTGCGCGCGCGACTCGCCGTGCACTGCTACGCGATCGAACTCAAGAAGAGGCTTGGCATCACAGCGTACGGCGCGCTTGTCAGTGAGCAGTACGAGAACGAGTTTTTGCAGGACTGCGAGGCCATAGAGGCACAGATTGGCTACAAACGGTACTTGTTCAGCGACACCAACATGACGAGCTACGACTGCGCCATATACTCGCTGCTCGTCCCCTTCGCTTACATGGGCGACCACACGTTGCTGAGTGCCACCTACTCGACAGTTGCGGGCAGCACGGTGCTGATGGCATACATTACTCGCATATCGAAGCGGTTGTTTTCGGACACCAGGTCAGGCTTTGATGTGGCGAGGATCTCCTTTGCCGCCTCCATCCCCTCTGGTGTAGGCGGGGGCGGTGATGAGACAGTAGTGGAAtcgggagaggaggagaagagggaggtgaTCACGGACAAGTCGCATTGA